A window from Onychostoma macrolepis isolate SWU-2019 chromosome 07, ASM1243209v1, whole genome shotgun sequence encodes these proteins:
- the myl12.1 gene encoding myosin, light chain 12, genome duplicate 1, translating into MSSKCRTKGKITKKRPQRATSNVFAMFDQSQIQEFKEAFNMIDQNRDGFIDKEDLHDMLASLGKNPTDDYLETMMTEAPGPINFTMFLTMFGEKLNGTDPEEVIRNAFACFDEEGTGFVQEDYLRELLTTMGDRFTDEEVDELFREAPIDKKSNFNYVEFTRILKHGAKDKDD; encoded by the exons atgtCGAGCAAATGTCGTACCAAGGGAAAGATCACCAAGAAACGCCCTCAGCGGGCAACCTCCAATGTCTTCGCTATGTTCGATCAGTCGCAGATTCAGGAGTTTAAGGAAGCGTTCAACATGATCGACCAGAACCGCGACGGTTTCATTGATAAGGAGGATCTTCATGACATGCTTGCTTCTCTTG GGAAGAACCCAACAGATGACTATTTGGAGACAATGATGACTGAAGCTCCTGGGCCCATAAACTTCACTATGTTTCTCACGATGTTTGGAGAGAAGCTTAACGGGACAGACCCAGAGGAAGTCATTCGTAATGCGTTTGCCTGCTTTGACGAGGAAGGAACAG GCTTCGTTCAGGAGGACTACCTGAGAGAGCTGTTGACCACTATGGGTGATCGATTCACGGATGAAGAAGTCGACGAGCTCTTCAGAGAAGCGCCGATCGATAAAAAGAGCAACTTCAACTACGTGGAGTTCACCCGTATTCTTAAACACGGAGCCAAAGACAAAGAcgattaa